A section of the Paenibacillus aurantius genome encodes:
- a CDS encoding MATE family efflux transporter: MKQLGLRRRGRSWLEKHLSGESMDYRQILALFLPILIDQAFIVGLNLVNTAMISSSGVAAISAVSTVDSLNIFLINVFVAVATGGTVIVAQYKGSGDLPMVSKAASAAVASVSLLALAVGLLLIVLQHPALNLLFGSADEEVRANAKIYLTGSGLSYLGIGIVQAVSGVMRGVGRTRVSLALSLIMNVIYVLLNVVFLYLLDMGVLGMTIAVNLARYTAALCALVYVLRMEVTLHLRLQELFHVSWSMLKRILYIGLPFAAEQMFFHGGKILTQVFIVSLGTYAIATNAISNTIAMLYQIPAGALSLTIVTVVGQCMGGRNVEDARKFIRVFLWLGSFSFVIMLAILMPLFHPLVSLFHPPAEILHDLYWVILINALAQIPLWAISFILPSGLRAAGDSRFTSLTSMLTMWLFRIVLGYVLGIVLGFGIIGVWAAMNGEWGVRGLLFLWRFRGKKWYAHKLI, encoded by the coding sequence GTGAAGCAGCTAGGGTTAAGACGAAGGGGACGCAGCTGGCTGGAGAAGCATTTATCGGGAGAATCGATGGATTACCGGCAGATTCTCGCCCTGTTTCTTCCGATTCTGATTGACCAGGCCTTTATCGTGGGTCTTAATCTGGTGAATACCGCCATGATCAGCTCCTCGGGAGTGGCGGCGATCAGCGCCGTGAGCACGGTGGATTCGCTGAATATTTTTCTGATCAATGTCTTTGTGGCGGTGGCCACCGGCGGGACCGTCATTGTGGCGCAGTACAAAGGAAGCGGAGACCTGCCGATGGTGTCAAAAGCCGCTTCGGCCGCCGTGGCGTCGGTCTCCCTGCTGGCCCTCGCGGTCGGGCTGCTCTTGATCGTTCTGCAGCATCCGGCCTTGAATCTGCTGTTCGGGTCGGCGGACGAAGAGGTGAGGGCCAACGCCAAAATATACCTCACCGGCAGCGGGCTGTCGTATCTCGGCATCGGCATCGTTCAAGCGGTGAGCGGGGTCATGCGGGGTGTCGGTCGCACGAGGGTGTCGCTTGCCCTGTCGCTCATCATGAACGTCATCTACGTCCTGCTGAACGTCGTGTTCCTCTACCTGCTCGACATGGGGGTGCTCGGCATGACCATCGCCGTTAACCTGGCCCGCTACACGGCGGCGCTCTGCGCCCTTGTCTATGTGCTGCGGATGGAGGTAACCCTGCATCTGCGCCTTCAGGAGCTCTTCCATGTGTCTTGGTCGATGCTCAAGCGGATTCTGTACATCGGGCTTCCATTTGCGGCGGAGCAGATGTTCTTCCACGGGGGCAAAATCCTAACCCAGGTCTTCATCGTCAGCCTCGGCACCTATGCCATTGCGACGAATGCCATCAGCAACACCATTGCCATGCTGTACCAGATCCCGGCGGGCGCCCTGTCCTTGACCATCGTAACGGTTGTGGGGCAGTGTATGGGAGGACGCAACGTCGAGGACGCGCGCAAATTCATCCGGGTTTTTCTTTGGCTCGGGTCGTTCTCATTCGTTATCATGCTGGCGATCCTTATGCCGCTGTTTCATCCGCTGGTCAGCCTGTTTCACCCGCCGGCGGAAATTCTCCACGACCTGTATTGGGTTATTCTAATCAATGCCCTGGCGCAAATTCCGCTCTGGGCGATCAGCTTTATCCTGCCTTCGGGGCTTCGGGCCGCAGGCGATTCCCGCTTCACCTCGCTTACGTCGATGCTCACGATGTGGCTCTTCCGCATTGTGCTCGGGTACGTACTAGGCATCGTACTCGGCTTCGGCATTATCGGGGTATGGGCGGCGATGAACGGAGAGTGGGGAGTGAGGGGCCTGCTGTTCCTGTGGCGGTTCCGGGGGAAGAAGTGGTACGCGCATAAGCTCATCTAA
- a CDS encoding YnfA family protein translates to MDPFRYDWLGAALCLAGVSVMLWAPRN, encoded by the coding sequence ATTGATCCTTTCCGGTACGACTGGCTGGGAGCCGCTCTATGCCTGGCCGGTGTTTCGGTTATGCTGTGGGCCCCGAGAAATTGA
- a CDS encoding MgtC/SapB family protein, producing MDIELLVKLGLSAVLGLVIGLERELKSKPLGLKTSPVIAVISCLLTIISIRAAYTYPKSHDIIIQMDPLRLPAQVVSGIGFLGAGAILRRGNDRISGLTTAAMIWGAAGIGIAVGSGFYAAAAVTAALLIISVELVPFLLGKPLRGLRKEHVIKLTVRRSANVTEIMKTMEASEIQLSQTRIKDSKQDSFYMLELRTKVHPKVGITDLYHLLSGMDDVVGVEITN from the coding sequence ATGGATATAGAACTTTTGGTGAAGCTGGGCCTTTCGGCTGTGCTTGGGTTGGTAATCGGGCTCGAAAGGGAATTGAAGAGCAAGCCGCTCGGGCTGAAAACCAGTCCGGTTATTGCGGTCATCAGCTGTTTGTTAACGATCATATCCATACGAGCGGCTTATACTTACCCCAAAAGCCATGACATCATCATCCAAATGGACCCGCTCCGGCTTCCCGCTCAAGTGGTTTCGGGAATCGGCTTTCTGGGAGCGGGAGCTATCCTTAGAAGAGGGAATGACCGCATTTCGGGCCTGACGACGGCTGCCATGATCTGGGGGGCGGCGGGCATTGGCATTGCGGTGGGCAGCGGCTTCTATGCGGCAGCGGCCGTAACGGCCGCCCTGCTGATTATCAGCGTGGAACTTGTTCCTTTTCTGCTGGGCAAACCGCTTAGAGGGCTCCGAAAAGAACATGTCATCAAACTAACCGTCCGCCGGAGTGCGAACGTAACCGAGATCATGAAAACCATGGAGGCCAGTGAAATCCAATTGTCTCAAACACGCATCAAGGATTCCAAACAGGACTCCTTCTATATGCTGGAATTGAGAACGAAGGTCCATCCCAAAGTAGGGATCACCGACTTGTACCACCTCCTTTCCGGCATGGACGATGTGGTGGGAGTAGAAATCACGAATTGA
- a CDS encoding ABC transporter permease: protein MKSLYNSFILAVSLIFTVNIVGIFLVLVVEYFDIKGAKILRLGYFTTLIYSGVVLVSGYKLIYGDTGLMTKVLAYVFPSFPTGWFHGYWAVLFVMTFACTSNHVLFLSNAMRKVDFQTIEAARNMGASTFYILRRVVLPVLKPTIYALTILLFLTGLAATSAPLILGGTEFQTITPMILAFSNSTYSKDLAALLALVLGLATIVLLSVMIRFERKGNFMSVSKVKSEMVKQQIQHPLANMLTHAAAYFLFLIYIIPVVLILVFSFTDAQSIANATISFSKLTLANYIHVFSSLSAFKPYLVSVCYAAGASLTVVALALMASRILHKYRNVWTNLLEYSLLIPWMLPSTLIAIGLIVTFGTPRLIIGNNVLVGSVWMLFLAYVIVHIPFTLRMVKASFFALDNNLEDAAKNLGAKAFYTFRRVVLPIILPSTLAILALNFNGILADYDLTVFLYHPLYQPLGIVIKNSTDAEAVADTKALTLVYSVILMIMSALTLYFVYGRRSKD, encoded by the coding sequence ATGAAGAGCTTGTACAACAGCTTTATTTTGGCGGTTTCCCTGATCTTTACCGTGAACATCGTCGGAATCTTCCTCGTGCTGGTCGTCGAATATTTCGATATCAAGGGCGCGAAAATCCTCCGGCTTGGTTATTTTACCACCTTGATCTACAGTGGTGTCGTCTTGGTTTCCGGCTATAAATTGATCTACGGGGACACCGGACTAATGACGAAGGTCCTGGCGTATGTCTTCCCCTCCTTCCCGACGGGGTGGTTTCACGGCTACTGGGCGGTTCTCTTCGTAATGACCTTCGCCTGTACGTCCAACCACGTTCTATTTCTAAGCAATGCTATGCGCAAGGTGGATTTCCAAACGATAGAAGCAGCAAGAAACATGGGTGCGTCTACTTTCTATATTCTGAGGCGCGTCGTCCTTCCCGTTCTGAAGCCGACGATTTATGCTTTAACGATCCTTCTCTTTCTGACCGGATTAGCGGCAACCTCGGCGCCCCTGATCTTAGGGGGAACGGAATTCCAAACCATTACGCCCATGATTCTTGCTTTCTCCAATAGCACCTATTCCAAAGATTTGGCCGCTCTGCTGGCGCTTGTTCTCGGCTTGGCAACCATCGTCCTGCTGTCCGTCATGATCCGTTTTGAACGCAAAGGGAATTTCATGTCGGTATCGAAAGTTAAGTCCGAGATGGTTAAACAACAAATCCAGCATCCGCTGGCCAATATGCTTACTCATGCGGCCGCCTATTTCTTGTTTCTGATTTATATCATCCCGGTTGTCCTTATTCTTGTTTTTTCCTTTACGGATGCCCAAAGCATTGCCAACGCCACGATCTCCTTCAGCAAATTGACCTTGGCCAATTACATTCACGTCTTCTCGAGCCTGTCGGCGTTTAAGCCCTACTTGGTCAGCGTATGCTATGCGGCGGGGGCCTCTCTTACCGTTGTGGCCTTGGCTCTAATGGCTTCCCGGATTCTGCACAAATACAGGAACGTCTGGACCAATCTGTTGGAATATTCCCTGCTGATTCCGTGGATGCTGCCTTCTACCCTGATAGCCATCGGTTTGATCGTCACCTTCGGCACCCCGAGGCTGATTATCGGCAATAACGTGCTGGTCGGCTCCGTATGGATGTTGTTCCTGGCTTATGTCATCGTCCACATTCCGTTTACCCTTCGGATGGTGAAGGCTTCCTTCTTCGCCCTGGACAACAACCTGGAGGACGCGGCCAAAAATCTGGGCGCCAAAGCCTTCTACACCTTCCGGAGGGTGGTGCTGCCCATTATCCTGCCGTCTACCTTGGCGATCTTAGCCTTGAACTTTAACGGGATTCTGGCCGATTACGACTTGACGGTGTTCCTGTATCATCCGCTATACCAGCCGCTTGGCATTGTGATCAAAAACAGTACGGACGCCGAAGCGGTGGCGGACACCAAAGCCCTTACCCTGGTCTACTCGGTCATCCTGATGATTATGTCGGCCCTTACTTTATATTTTGTTTACGGCAGAAGAAGCAAAGACTAA